Part of the Dethiosulfovibrio faecalis genome, CCACGCGGTCGGTTTGAAAGCCCAGCAGGAAAACGTTCAGTGGTGGAAGGTGAGGGCCCCTACCTACAGCAACGCCGTGTCCTGGCCTCTGATGTTCAAGGATAACGAGCTGGCCGATGCTCCGTTGATAATCAACAGCATCGATCCCTGTATCTCCTGTATGGAGAGGATGGTCCTTTCCGACACGAGCTCAGGCACGAAGTCCGTAGTGACCAAGGCCGACCTGCTGAAGCTCTGCCGAGAGAAGACTGATAAGACGAGGAGGCTGATGGGAGCATGATACTCGGTCTTGTTATGCGGGTGATTGCGGGGATCGCCCTGATGCTTCTCATAACCGTTTTCGCGGTGCTTTTCGAGGGAGTGGACAGAAAGCTTCACGCAGTCATGCAGCGTCGTATAGGCCCACCTCTGCTTCAGCCCGTATACGACATACTCAAGCTTTTGGGCAAGGAGAATGTCGTTCCACGTTGGGCGACCCCGGTTTTCTTCCACGGCGGTCCCTGGGTGGCGATGATAGCCAGCATGATGGTCTTCATGTACATCCCGATGGGCTCTCTTCCCCCGGTGCTCAACGGCAGCGGCGATCTCATACTGATCCTCTACCTGCTCAGTCTTTCTGGGGTAGCCGTGGCGGTAGGAGGTTTCGCCAGCGGTTCTCCAATAGCTAACGTAGGAGCTCAGAGAGAGATGATTCTCATGATGAGCTACGAGGTCCCACTGGCGATAGTCGTTTCTACCCTGGCTTGGTTCGCCTATAAGCTGGGGATGCCGGGACATCCCTTCTCCCTGGAGACCTATGTAGCGACATCTGTCTGGTCCGTGGTGGGCAAGGCAGGTTTTCTCGGGTTGCTATGTCTGTTCGTAGCTATTCTCACGGTTATACCGGGAGAGACCG contains:
- a CDS encoding respiratory chain complex I subunit 1 family protein produces the protein MILGLVMRVIAGIALMLLITVFAVLFEGVDRKLHAVMQRRIGPPLLQPVYDILKLLGKENVVPRWATPVFFHGGPWVAMIASMMVFMYIPMGSLPPVLNGSGDLILILYLLSLSGVAVAVGGFASGSPIANVGAQREMILMMSYEVPLAIVVSTLAWFAYKLGMPGHPFSLETYVATSVWSVVGKAGFLGLLCLFVAILTVIPGETGKGLMDIPEAKTEILEGVTVEYSGVNLALLHIGFNLRGAAISALVVSLFFPFSLGKSIGLSGVPMAIIDFPWFWVKVFLVEVFGVTFLRTAFGRLKIWQASNFYWAQVGALSLAGMILISVDVLLH